A portion of the Microbacterium hominis genome contains these proteins:
- a CDS encoding PH domain-containing protein — protein sequence MVDAAEFRGPAARTVVVVGGLASAVSIAAAAVIPSRDLPSLIPLVLLAWWCVYVLWGYPLVRVDAEAVLVRNTLSTVTIPIAAIREVTGGRRLTIRTFDGRTYVPVAAPGVGTSFLWGAVRAADAYASSPVIVKGVEPLRLDPNRERTPATIVAQTIRRRMDQRRPMPGDPRVVPPPTINLSVVHGTVAAVVATAALLLILG from the coding sequence ATGGTGGATGCTGCGGAGTTCCGCGGGCCCGCTGCCCGCACGGTCGTCGTGGTCGGAGGGCTGGCCTCGGCGGTGTCGATCGCCGCGGCGGCGGTCATCCCCTCGCGGGACCTGCCGTCGCTGATTCCGCTCGTGCTCCTGGCGTGGTGGTGCGTGTACGTGCTGTGGGGGTATCCGCTCGTCCGGGTCGACGCCGAGGCGGTGCTCGTGCGCAACACGCTCTCGACGGTGACCATCCCGATCGCGGCGATCCGCGAGGTGACGGGAGGGCGCCGGCTCACGATCCGCACGTTCGACGGGCGCACCTATGTCCCGGTCGCCGCTCCCGGCGTGGGCACGAGCTTCCTCTGGGGCGCGGTGCGCGCCGCCGACGCCTACGCCTCGTCCCCGGTCATCGTGAAGGGCGTCGAGCCGCTGCGCCTGGACCCGAACCGCGAGCGCACCCCGGCGACGATCGTCGCGCAGACGATCCGGCGCCGGATGGACCAGCGGCGGCCGATGCCCGGCGACCCGCGCGTCGTGCCCCCGCCCACCATCAACCTGTCTGTCGTGCACGGCACGGTCGCGGCGGTGGTGGCCACCGCCGCCCTGCTGCTGATCCTCGGGTGA